Proteins found in one Zea mays cultivar B73 chromosome 1, Zm-B73-REFERENCE-NAM-5.0, whole genome shotgun sequence genomic segment:
- the LOC100281435 gene encoding protein kinase precursor, translated as MAGDALIVIVTSFLLALPSATAIGKVCGNAGNYTANGRYRSNLDSLAAALPANTSSSPQLFANATAGQAPDAVYALALCRGDLTGNLTGCSACVNGSLQYARRACPYAKAASVYDDNCLIGYSSANILVPAYNATRDTSTLFDYWNSMTIAGNGTLVAAHVDDLLTQTAQQAASSPRRFVTAYMDGSSNAVIPTLYSLAQCTPDLSAGDCLACLQRILGLLNATTSVSLGGRVLLLRCNFRFENNMFFDGAQMTQIRPSSGAPAPPPPSPTTNKGSGVKPWVIAVSVAPPVAVVAFCFILYNRRQRRRFRRGRSKLRQKHPRNNLKGDELDWEMETELSEFSVFDFHQILEATDNFSEENKLGEGGFGPVYKGQFPDGTEIAVKRLASHSGQGFVEFKNEVQLIAKLQHTNLVRLLGCCSQGEEKILVYEYLPNKSLDFFIFDENRKSLLDWKKRLAIIEGIAEGLLYLHKHSRLRVIHRDLKPSNILLDSEMNPKISDFGLAKIFSSNNIEGSTTRRVVGTYGYMAPEYASEGIFSIKSDVFSFGVLILEILSGKRNSGNHDYGDFINILGYAWQLYEEARWMDLVDASLVPMDHSSEIMRCMNIALLCVQENAADRPAMLDVVAMLSNKAKTLAQPNHPAYFNVRVGNEEESTAATASGSINEMTVSVTTGR; from the exons ATGGCGGGCGATGCGCTCATCGTCATCGTCACTAGCTTCCTCCTCGCGCTGCCGTCAGCGACGGCAATAGGCAAGGTCTGCGGCAACGCCGGCAACTACACGGCCAACGGCAGGTACCGGTCCAACCTCGACTCCCTCGCCGCGGCCCTCCCAGCCAACACGTCCTCGTCCCCTCAGCTCTTCGCCAACGCCACCGCCGGCCAGGCCCCCGACGCCGTGTACGCGCTCGCGCTCTGCCGCGGCGACCTGACCGGCAACCTCACCGGGTGCAGCGCCTGCGTGAACGGCTCGTTGCAGTACGCGCGGAGGGCGTGCCCCTACGCCAAGGCCGCCAGCGTCTACGACGACAACTGCCTCATCGGCTACTCCAGCGCCAACATCCTCGTCCCGGCCTATAACGCCACCCGGGACACGAGCACGCTCTTCGACTACTGGAACAGCATGACCATCGCCGGCAACGGCACACTGGTGGCCGCCCACGTCGACGACCTGCTGACGCAGACTGCCCAGCAGGCTGCCTCCAGCCCGAGGAGGTTCGTCACGGCCTACATGGACGGCTCCAGCAACGCCGTCATCCCGACGCTCTACTCCCTGGCGCAGTGCACGCCCGACCTGTCAGCCGGCGACTGCCTGGCCTGCCTCCAGCGGATCCTCGGCTTGCTCAACGCCACGACGTCGGTGAGCCTTGGAGGGCGGGTCCTCCTGCTGCGGTGCAACTTCAGGTTCGAGAATAACATGTTCTTCGACGGCGCACAGATGACGCAGATCAGGCCGTCGTCCGGCGCTCCGGCGCCACCACCACCGTCTCCGACGACAAATAAAG GATCTGGGGTGAAGCCTTGGGTAATTGCGGTGTCTGTAGCACCTCCTGTGGCGGTAGTAGCATTCTGCTTCATCCTTTACAACCGTAGGCAAAGGAGAAGGTTCAGAAGAG GTAGATCTAAACTACGACAAAAGCATCCTCGCAACAACTTGAAAGGAGACGAACTAGATTGGGAAATGGAAACAGAGCTCTCAGAGTTTTCTGTTTTTGACTTCCATCAGATATTGGAGGCTACAGATAACTTCTCTGAAGAAAATAAACTTGGGGAAGGTGGGTTTGGCCCCGTTTATAAG GGTCAGTTTCCTGATGGAACTGAGATAGCTGTTAAGAGACTTGCTTCACATTCAGGGCAAGGTTTTGTAGAGTTCAAGAATGAAGTACAACTCATAGCGAAACTCCAACACACAAATTTGGTTAGGCTCTTGGGATGTTGCTCTCAGGGAGAGGAGAAAATTTTGGTCTATGAATACTTGCCAAACAAAAGCTTGGACTTCTTTATCTTTG ATGAAAACAGGAAATCGTTACTGGATTGGAAAAAGCGTCTAGCGATAATTGAAGGAATAGCAGAAGGACTTCTCTACCTGCATAAGCACTCCCGTTTGCGTGTCATTCATCGAGATCTTAAACCAAGTAACATTCTCCTGGACAGCGAAATGAATCCTAAAATTTCAGACTTTGGGTTAGCAAAAATATTTAGCTCAAATAACATCGAAGGAAGCACTACAAGGAGAGTGGTTGGTACATA TGGTTATATGGCTCCCGAGTATGCCTCTGAGGGCATCTTCTCTATCAAATCTGACGTATTCAGCTTTGGCGTTCTCATTCTTGAGATCCTTAGCGGAAAAAGGAATTCCGGCAACCACGATTATGGAGATTTCATCAATATTCTCGGATAT GCATGGCAATTGTATGAAGAGGCAAGATGGATGGATCTCGTTGATGCCTCATTGGTACCAATGGATCACTCATCTGAAATCATGAGGTGCATGAACATTGCATTGCTGTGTGTACAAGAGAATGCCGCTGATCGACCAGCCATGTTGGATGTTGTTGCGATGCTAAGCAACAAGGCTAAGACCCTGGCTCAGCCGAACCACCCAGCGTATTTCAATGTACGGGTAGGAAACGAAGAGGAGTCCACTGCTGCTACGGCGTCAGGCAGTATCAATGAGATGACCGTATCTGTCACAACTGGTAGATAA
- the LOC100281435 gene encoding protein kinase isoform X1, which yields MAGDALIVIVTSFLLALPSATAIGKVCGNAGNYTANGRYRSNLDSLAAALPANTSSSPQLFANATAGQAPDAVYALALCRGDLTGNLTGCSACVNGSLQYARRACPYAKAASVYDDNCLIGYSSANILVPAYNATRDTSTLFDYWNSMTIAGNGTLVAAHVDDLLTQTAQQAASSPRRFVTAYMDGSSNAVIPTLYSLAQCTPDLSAGDCLACLQRILGLLNATTSMTQIRPSSGAPAPPPPSPTTNKGSGVKPWVIAVSVAPPVAVVAFCFILYNRRQRRRFRRGRSKLRQKHPRNNLKGDELDWEMETELSEFSVFDFHQILEATDNFSEENKLGEGGFGPVYKGQFPDGTEIAVKRLASHSGQGFVEFKNEVQLIAKLQHTNLVRLLGCCSQGEEKILVYEYLPNKSLDFFIFDENRKSLLDWKKRLAIIEGIAEGLLYLHKHSRLRVIHRDLKPSNILLDSEMNPKISDFGLAKIFSSNNIEGSTTRRVVGTYGYMAPEYASEGIFSIKSDVFSFGVLILEILSGKRNSGNHDYGDFINILGYAWQLYEEARWMDLVDASLVPMDHSSEIMRCMNIALLCVQENAADRPAMLDVVAMLSNKAKTLAQPNHPAYFNVRVGNEEESTAATASGSINEMTVSVTTGR from the exons ATGGCGGGCGATGCGCTCATCGTCATCGTCACTAGCTTCCTCCTCGCGCTGCCGTCAGCGACGGCAATAGGCAAGGTCTGCGGCAACGCCGGCAACTACACGGCCAACGGCAGGTACCGGTCCAACCTCGACTCCCTCGCCGCGGCCCTCCCAGCCAACACGTCCTCGTCCCCTCAGCTCTTCGCCAACGCCACCGCCGGCCAGGCCCCCGACGCCGTGTACGCGCTCGCGCTCTGCCGCGGCGACCTGACCGGCAACCTCACCGGGTGCAGCGCCTGCGTGAACGGCTCGTTGCAGTACGCGCGGAGGGCGTGCCCCTACGCCAAGGCCGCCAGCGTCTACGACGACAACTGCCTCATCGGCTACTCCAGCGCCAACATCCTCGTCCCGGCCTATAACGCCACCCGGGACACGAGCACGCTCTTCGACTACTGGAACAGCATGACCATCGCCGGCAACGGCACACTGGTGGCCGCCCACGTCGACGACCTGCTGACGCAGACTGCCCAGCAGGCTGCCTCCAGCCCGAGGAGGTTCGTCACGGCCTACATGGACGGCTCCAGCAACGCCGTCATCCCGACGCTCTACTCCCTGGCGCAGTGCACGCCCGACCTGTCAGCCGGCGACTGCCTGGCCTGCCTCCAGCGGATCCTCGGCTTGCTCAACGCCACGACGTCG ATGACGCAGATCAGGCCGTCGTCCGGCGCTCCGGCGCCACCACCACCGTCTCCGACGACAAATAAAG GATCTGGGGTGAAGCCTTGGGTAATTGCGGTGTCTGTAGCACCTCCTGTGGCGGTAGTAGCATTCTGCTTCATCCTTTACAACCGTAGGCAAAGGAGAAGGTTCAGAAGAG GTAGATCTAAACTACGACAAAAGCATCCTCGCAACAACTTGAAAGGAGACGAACTAGATTGGGAAATGGAAACAGAGCTCTCAGAGTTTTCTGTTTTTGACTTCCATCAGATATTGGAGGCTACAGATAACTTCTCTGAAGAAAATAAACTTGGGGAAGGTGGGTTTGGCCCCGTTTATAAG GGTCAGTTTCCTGATGGAACTGAGATAGCTGTTAAGAGACTTGCTTCACATTCAGGGCAAGGTTTTGTAGAGTTCAAGAATGAAGTACAACTCATAGCGAAACTCCAACACACAAATTTGGTTAGGCTCTTGGGATGTTGCTCTCAGGGAGAGGAGAAAATTTTGGTCTATGAATACTTGCCAAACAAAAGCTTGGACTTCTTTATCTTTG ATGAAAACAGGAAATCGTTACTGGATTGGAAAAAGCGTCTAGCGATAATTGAAGGAATAGCAGAAGGACTTCTCTACCTGCATAAGCACTCCCGTTTGCGTGTCATTCATCGAGATCTTAAACCAAGTAACATTCTCCTGGACAGCGAAATGAATCCTAAAATTTCAGACTTTGGGTTAGCAAAAATATTTAGCTCAAATAACATCGAAGGAAGCACTACAAGGAGAGTGGTTGGTACATA TGGTTATATGGCTCCCGAGTATGCCTCTGAGGGCATCTTCTCTATCAAATCTGACGTATTCAGCTTTGGCGTTCTCATTCTTGAGATCCTTAGCGGAAAAAGGAATTCCGGCAACCACGATTATGGAGATTTCATCAATATTCTCGGATAT GCATGGCAATTGTATGAAGAGGCAAGATGGATGGATCTCGTTGATGCCTCATTGGTACCAATGGATCACTCATCTGAAATCATGAGGTGCATGAACATTGCATTGCTGTGTGTACAAGAGAATGCCGCTGATCGACCAGCCATGTTGGATGTTGTTGCGATGCTAAGCAACAAGGCTAAGACCCTGGCTCAGCCGAACCACCCAGCGTATTTCAATGTACGGGTAGGAAACGAAGAGGAGTCCACTGCTGCTACGGCGTCAGGCAGTATCAATGAGATGACCGTATCTGTCACAACTGGTAGATAA